The Sinobacterium norvegicum genome includes a region encoding these proteins:
- a CDS encoding DUF481 domain-containing protein — protein MRLTVCVAALFTASAWAQGEATEEIDQWQGSAELGYINTSGNTVSSTLNAKVTLDGDLEHWRHAFEASAYNNSDDDVRSAEQYNTFWQSNYKFNERQSIFARFEYDDDRFSGWEYQATVTAGYSQRINFSEKMTLDLDAGPGYRYSAYDKDFKDDDGNHAWQPELGNDVSEAMVRLAADYNWALSDTASFQQQLSTEAGEENVINRSITSLTMDLTTVLALKLSYDVKFTRDVLPSVNQYDRKTIISILYNF, from the coding sequence ATGAGATTAACAGTCTGTGTGGCGGCGTTATTTACAGCATCGGCCTGGGCTCAGGGCGAGGCCACTGAGGAGATAGATCAGTGGCAGGGCAGTGCCGAGCTTGGCTATATCAATACCTCTGGTAATACGGTGAGTTCGACGCTCAACGCCAAGGTGACTCTGGATGGTGACTTAGAGCACTGGCGTCACGCCTTTGAGGCCAGTGCTTACAACAATTCTGACGATGATGTTCGCAGTGCCGAGCAATACAATACTTTTTGGCAGAGTAATTACAAATTCAATGAGCGACAGTCGATTTTTGCTCGCTTCGAATACGATGATGATCGTTTCAGCGGTTGGGAGTATCAAGCGACGGTGACGGCAGGTTATAGTCAGCGTATTAATTTCAGTGAAAAGATGACACTCGATCTCGATGCCGGTCCTGGTTATCGCTACTCTGCTTACGATAAAGATTTTAAAGATGATGATGGTAATCACGCCTGGCAGCCTGAGTTGGGCAATGATGTCAGCGAGGCGATGGTCAGACTGGCCGCTGATTATAATTGGGCTTTGTCTGATACCGCGAGTTTTCAGCAACAGCTGAGCACAGAGGCTGGTGAGGAAAACGTGATCAACCGTTCGATTACCTCATTAACCATGGATTTGACCACCGTGCTGGCATTGAAGTTGAGTTATGACGTCAAGTTCACCCGTGATGTATTACCCTCTGTCAATCAATACGATAGAAAAACCATCATTTCCATCCTCTATAATTTTTGA
- the mobA gene encoding molybdenum cofactor guanylyltransferase MobA — translation MGDIAVAILAGGESSRLGGNDKGLLTLAGKPLVEYLLAELAVDYSSLYFIANRNQQAYSRFGFPVYSDLKQGFHGPLMGIATALHYSEKPWTLIVPCDAPRINRQCIKQLINERDNSESDIIFARDSQFKFPVLALIKTTLLDSLLQALEDGDRKIVKWYFQHKNSSVEIDKYFTANINTAENLQEFEAALVAKKAKALNYQLLRGRVPVDAAVCRTAILGVAAFSGTGKTTLLTKLLPLLRQGGLNVAVIKHAHHLFDVDKPGKDSYNIRQAGAQQVLLSSARRVALMVENLEEKDRELAELLTFIDCANIDLIMVEGFKKEPFAKLELHRESCEKPLICSGDSAVLALAADSNCDEKPATVMALDLNDTEAIAAFIIYYVAAYAEV, via the coding sequence ATGGGTGATATTGCGGTGGCTATTCTGGCGGGGGGCGAGTCCAGTCGGTTGGGCGGCAATGATAAGGGCTTGCTGACGTTGGCTGGCAAGCCATTGGTAGAATATCTGCTGGCAGAGTTGGCGGTGGACTATTCGTCTCTGTATTTTATCGCCAATAGGAATCAGCAAGCATATAGCCGCTTTGGTTTTCCGGTTTATTCAGATCTAAAGCAAGGTTTTCATGGCCCATTAATGGGTATTGCCACTGCTTTACACTACTCAGAGAAACCGTGGACGTTGATTGTTCCCTGTGATGCCCCGAGGATTAATCGGCAGTGTATAAAGCAGTTGATCAATGAACGGGATAATAGTGAAAGTGATATTATTTTCGCTCGCGATAGTCAGTTCAAATTTCCAGTATTGGCGTTGATAAAAACTACGTTACTCGATAGTTTGTTACAGGCATTAGAGGATGGCGATAGAAAGATTGTAAAATGGTATTTTCAACATAAAAACTCATCGGTTGAGATAGATAAGTATTTCACGGCGAATATCAACACGGCAGAAAATTTACAGGAATTTGAGGCTGCGTTGGTGGCGAAAAAAGCAAAAGCGTTGAATTATCAGTTATTGCGGGGCCGGGTGCCGGTTGATGCTGCGGTGTGTCGTACGGCAATTTTGGGTGTTGCTGCCTTTAGTGGTACTGGCAAGACGACCCTATTAACTAAATTGTTACCGTTGTTGCGTCAGGGTGGCTTAAATGTAGCGGTGATAAAGCACGCCCACCATCTCTTTGATGTTGATAAGCCAGGAAAAGACAGTTACAACATTCGCCAAGCTGGCGCCCAGCAGGTATTGCTTTCCTCGGCACGGCGGGTGGCACTGATGGTCGAGAATCTAGAGGAAAAAGATCGAGAGCTTGCCGAGCTCTTGACGTTTATTGATTGCGCTAACATTGACTTAATAATGGTTGAAGGGTTTAAAAAAGAGCCTTTTGCAAAATTAGAGTTGCATCGAGAAAGCTGTGAAAAGCCATTGATTTGCAGCGGCGACAGCGCGGTATTAGCATTGGCTGCCGATAGCAATTGTGATGAAAAACCAGCGACGGTAATGGCGCTGGACTTGAATGATACAGAGG
- a CDS encoding mechanosensitive ion channel domain-containing protein gives MENFDMSGYEDQAINIAIQLGSAILIYLVGMMVARMVTGFVNRAMEKKGIEKTVSAFVGNIIHGLVVGLVLVIVLSQLGVQTASLVAVLGAAGLAVGLALQGSLSNFASGVLLVMFRPLKVGDFVDAGGAAGTVESVTMFSTVIVTPDNKQVTVPNTSVLSGPIVNYSAKPIRRVDLLVGVAYDADLAQVKKILADIVASDDNVLEGEEVTIAVKELADSSVNFVMRSWVKKENYWPSYFDQTEKVKLALDAAGISIPFPQVDVHFEKSA, from the coding sequence ATGGAAAATTTCGACATGTCAGGTTATGAGGACCAGGCCATTAATATTGCTATACAGCTTGGCTCGGCCATTCTTATTTATCTTGTCGGTATGATGGTTGCCCGCATGGTCACCGGATTTGTTAACCGGGCGATGGAGAAAAAAGGTATTGAGAAAACGGTCAGCGCCTTTGTCGGTAATATTATTCATGGCCTGGTGGTTGGTTTGGTCTTGGTTATCGTGCTCAGCCAGCTCGGTGTGCAGACCGCTTCGCTGGTGGCCGTACTTGGTGCCGCTGGTTTGGCCGTGGGTTTGGCGCTGCAGGGCTCGCTATCGAACTTCGCCTCCGGTGTATTGTTGGTGATGTTTAGGCCTTTGAAGGTTGGCGATTTTGTCGATGCTGGCGGTGCAGCGGGTACCGTTGAAAGCGTGACTATGTTTTCAACGGTCATCGTTACACCGGATAACAAACAGGTGACGGTGCCTAATACATCGGTGTTATCGGGCCCGATTGTCAATTACTCGGCCAAGCCTATTCGCCGTGTGGACTTGCTTGTTGGCGTTGCTTACGATGCCGACTTAGCACAAGTAAAGAAAATACTGGCGGATATAGTCGCCTCTGATGACAACGTACTAGAGGGCGAAGAGGTCACGATTGCGGTGAAAGAGCTGGCCGATTCCTCGGTCAATTTTGTGATGCGCTCCTGGGTTAAAAAGGAAAACTACTGGCCATCCTACTTCGATCAAACTGAAAAAGTTAAACTGGCGCTGGATGCTGCAGGCATTTCTATTCCCTTTCCTCAGGTCGATGTTCACTTTGAGAAAAGTGCTTAG
- a CDS encoding ABC transporter ATP-binding protein yields the protein MKAELKLDGIQFGYDSKQLINVNHCVFSSGEIVWLKGENGSGKTTLMRLLAGLLSPSSGRLNLKDQQGNVLSAKQRQERIVYLHPTPYLFDMSVIKNLKLFSRSSHPVALKQALSLFSLDDIQHWHVKKLSAGQQQRLALARAWLKKPLFLLLDETLVHLDQQKLGMINGLLQQMVDDGCCIISCSHQADAVTFGNSREITIKNGSLYELPTSVEAQTYG from the coding sequence ATGAAGGCAGAGCTTAAGTTAGATGGCATTCAATTTGGCTATGACAGCAAGCAACTGATCAATGTCAACCATTGCGTTTTTAGCAGTGGTGAGATTGTATGGCTTAAGGGGGAGAACGGTAGCGGAAAAACAACGCTGATGCGTCTGTTGGCGGGTTTATTAAGCCCATCCTCTGGCCGACTAAATTTGAAAGATCAGCAGGGCAATGTATTGAGCGCTAAACAACGACAAGAGCGGATAGTATATCTTCACCCAACCCCCTACTTGTTTGATATGTCCGTTATAAAAAATCTGAAGCTGTTTAGCAGAAGTAGTCACCCGGTAGCATTAAAACAAGCTCTGTCATTATTTTCTTTGGATGATATACAGCACTGGCATGTAAAAAAACTCTCGGCAGGCCAGCAACAACGGTTAGCCTTAGCGAGGGCCTGGTTGAAGAAACCGCTGTTTTTGTTGCTTGATGAAACACTGGTGCATCTTGATCAGCAAAAGCTAGGAATGATCAATGGCTTGCTGCAGCAGATGGTTGATGATGGCTGCTGTATTATTAGTTGTTCCCATCAAGCGGATGCGGTGACGTTTGGCAACAGTCGAGAAATTACCATTAAGAATGGCAGCCTTTACGAATTACCTACCAGTGTTGAGGCGCAGACCTATGGGTGA
- a CDS encoding 4'-phosphopantetheinyl transferase family protein, which produces MLSLTANDIHLWWVKPESIISQALLQRYWTIVSADEEQRIKGYHNQRQQHDGLITRVLVRYVLSQYEQTPEEGWCFSSTAEGKPHIDYPAYYLGRRLSFNVSHTAGMIVCAVTVGQAVGCDVEWLARKNSLQAIAEKYFSPQEQAALFRLPEPLQRRRFFDLWTLKESYVKACGQGLSMGLDSISFTIAESENQHVNCNVDMAAVTAQKPEHQWQQSWLIFPSEAFTAAITVIGPSSNDYQPRLLRCFDAVPLESYQEVVL; this is translated from the coding sequence TTGCTCAGTTTGACAGCAAACGATATTCATTTGTGGTGGGTAAAGCCAGAGTCGATAATCAGTCAAGCATTATTGCAGCGCTATTGGACTATTGTCAGTGCCGATGAAGAGCAGCGCATTAAGGGGTATCACAACCAGCGACAACAGCACGATGGCCTGATTACACGGGTTTTAGTCCGCTACGTGTTAAGTCAATATGAGCAAACCCCTGAGGAAGGCTGGTGTTTTTCCAGTACAGCAGAGGGCAAGCCCCATATCGATTACCCTGCTTATTACCTAGGGCGTCGGCTATCTTTTAATGTTAGCCATACCGCCGGCATGATTGTCTGTGCGGTGACGGTGGGGCAAGCCGTTGGTTGTGATGTCGAGTGGTTGGCACGTAAAAATAGCCTGCAGGCCATCGCCGAGAAATATTTTTCTCCACAAGAGCAGGCGGCATTGTTCCGTTTGCCGGAACCGCTTCAACGTCGTCGTTTTTTTGATTTATGGACATTAAAAGAATCCTATGTCAAAGCCTGTGGACAGGGCTTGTCGATGGGACTGGATAGTATTTCATTCACCATAGCGGAGTCAGAAAACCAGCACGTTAATTGTAATGTTGACATGGCGGCTGTTACGGCTCAGAAACCCGAGCATCAATGGCAGCAGAGCTGGTTGATATTTCCCAGCGAGGCATTCACCGCCGCGATCACAGTCATCGGCCCCTCATCAAATGATTATCAGCCCAGACTGCTGCGGTGTTTCGATGCTGTACCGCTTGAATCTTATCAAGAGGTGGTACTTTGA
- the hemG gene encoding menaquinone-dependent protoporphyrinogen IX dehydrogenase produces the protein MTNTLLIYASCDGHTKAIAAFVERIFSQQDTSCQCVSLTAIDDINLTDFNCIILGASIRYGTHGKAVEQFVRRNLNLLNKTKSVFFSVNLVARKANKNTIESNPYARKLLQQSGWQPLLANVFAGKLNYPDCGFFDRHFIRLIMKLTGGPTDPNSTTDFTDWQAVDNFARDVIELVTQENTR, from the coding sequence ATGACAAACACTCTGCTTATATACGCATCCTGTGATGGACATACCAAAGCCATAGCCGCATTCGTTGAGCGAATTTTTTCTCAGCAAGATACGTCCTGCCAGTGTGTCAGCCTGACAGCAATAGACGACATAAACCTCACTGATTTTAACTGTATTATACTCGGCGCCAGCATTCGCTATGGCACCCATGGCAAGGCCGTCGAGCAATTTGTTCGGCGAAATTTAAATCTGTTAAACAAGACCAAATCCGTGTTTTTTTCTGTCAATCTGGTCGCCAGAAAAGCCAACAAAAATACCATTGAAAGCAACCCTTACGCGAGAAAGTTACTACAACAAAGCGGCTGGCAACCACTACTTGCCAATGTCTTTGCCGGCAAACTCAATTATCCCGACTGTGGTTTTTTTGACCGTCACTTCATTCGCCTAATCATGAAGTTAACCGGTGGCCCCACTGACCCAAATAGCACTACCGACTTCACTGACTGGCAGGCTGTCGATAATTTCGCCCGAGATGTCATAGAGCTCGTAACACAAGAAAACACACGCTGA
- a CDS encoding GMP reductase: MHVETEIKLGFKDVLIRPKRSKLKSRSQVSVERTFTMVNSGQEWTGVPIIAANMDTVGTFEMAAALAKHKILTAVHKHYTVDEWSDFIKSQDEDIVERVMVSTGTGEADFSKAEEIFARHPELKFICIDVANGYSEHFVGFLRKMRAKYPTKTIVAGNVVTGEMTEELILSGADIVKVGIGPGSVCTTRVKTGVGYPQLSAIIECADAAHGVGGLVVGDGGCSMAGDVSKAFGGGADFVMLGGMLAGHDESGGQVVERDGKQYKQFYGMSSTTAMDKHSGGVAGYRASEGKTVEVAYRGPVNNTVSDILGGVRSTCTYVGASRLKELSKRTTFIRVLEQENRVFGME; the protein is encoded by the coding sequence ATGCACGTCGAAACAGAGATCAAATTGGGCTTTAAAGATGTTCTTATTCGCCCCAAGCGTTCAAAGCTAAAAAGTCGTTCACAAGTCAGTGTTGAACGTACCTTTACCATGGTTAACAGCGGCCAAGAGTGGACAGGCGTCCCAATTATTGCTGCCAATATGGATACCGTGGGCACCTTCGAAATGGCTGCCGCTCTGGCTAAGCACAAAATTTTAACCGCTGTTCACAAACACTACACTGTTGATGAGTGGAGTGACTTCATCAAGTCACAGGATGAAGATATTGTTGAGCGGGTCATGGTGTCTACCGGTACCGGCGAGGCAGACTTCAGTAAGGCAGAAGAGATTTTTGCCCGTCACCCAGAGCTGAAGTTTATCTGTATCGATGTAGCCAACGGCTATTCGGAGCATTTTGTCGGTTTCCTGCGTAAGATGCGCGCCAAATATCCTACCAAGACTATTGTCGCCGGTAATGTGGTGACAGGTGAAATGACTGAAGAATTGATTCTATCCGGTGCCGACATTGTAAAGGTGGGTATTGGCCCCGGCTCTGTCTGTACCACTCGGGTTAAGACAGGCGTCGGTTACCCCCAGTTATCGGCCATTATTGAGTGTGCCGATGCCGCCCACGGTGTCGGTGGCTTAGTTGTCGGTGACGGTGGCTGTTCAATGGCTGGTGATGTCTCAAAGGCGTTTGGCGGCGGTGCAGATTTTGTTATGCTCGGCGGTATGTTGGCCGGCCATGACGAGTCTGGCGGCCAGGTTGTAGAGCGTGACGGTAAACAGTACAAGCAGTTTTACGGCATGTCTTCCACCACGGCAATGGATAAGCACTCCGGTGGTGTTGCCGGCTATCGTGCCTCAGAGGGTAAGACGGTTGAAGTCGCCTACCGCGGCCCGGTGAATAATACTGTCAGCGACATTCTCGGCGGTGTCCGTTCTACCTGCACCTATGTTGGTGCCTCCCGTTTGAAAGAGCTGTCTAAACGGACGACGTTTATTCGTGTGCTGGAGCAAGAAAACCGGGTCTTTGGCATGGAATAA
- a CDS encoding ABC transporter permease, with product MSNDYDQLLVSALGLLLQADSELWGIVAVSLKVSLTALLIALVPAIFLAYTMVWARGFPRKTMLLVMRTLQSFPTVVIGLILYLALSRQGFFGHLELLFTTKAMIIAQVLLAFPILVTLAFSGFFSLQNKAMETAITLGMGRWSRLLLMAWECRLSLVTALVTALARIITEVGCSMMVGGNILYVTRNIPTAIALETAKGNFAQGVALGIVMLTMALCLNFVMSSLDGQRPGGHYEGRA from the coding sequence GTGAGTAATGATTACGACCAGTTACTGGTCTCTGCATTGGGGTTACTATTGCAAGCCGATAGTGAACTATGGGGAATAGTCGCGGTTTCATTAAAGGTATCGTTAACCGCCTTGCTGATTGCCTTAGTCCCCGCTATTTTTCTGGCTTACACCATGGTGTGGGCGAGGGGCTTTCCCCGCAAAACAATGCTGTTAGTGATGCGGACGCTACAGTCTTTTCCGACAGTGGTTATAGGGTTGATATTGTACTTGGCATTGTCGCGTCAGGGCTTCTTTGGGCATTTAGAGTTACTGTTTACCACCAAGGCGATGATTATAGCTCAGGTGTTGTTGGCATTTCCGATTCTGGTGACGCTGGCATTTAGTGGCTTTTTTAGTTTGCAAAACAAGGCAATGGAGACCGCTATCACACTAGGTATGGGGCGCTGGAGCCGGTTGTTGTTAATGGCTTGGGAGTGCCGACTAAGTTTAGTAACGGCCTTGGTGACCGCATTGGCTAGAATTATTACGGAGGTCGGGTGCTCAATGATGGTCGGAGGGAATATTCTCTATGTTACACGCAATATTCCCACGGCCATCGCATTGGAAACAGCCAAAGGAAACTTCGCCCAAGGTGTCGCGTTAGGTATCGTCATGCTGACCATGGCCCTATGCTTGAATTTCGTGATGTCATCATTAGATGGTCAGAGACCTGGAGGGCATTATGAAGGCAGAGCTTAA
- a CDS encoding DUF3305 domain-containing protein yields the protein MLKLQDSCRDFEIEFEQCINLSNQPNADWQISHISKHNSTDKREHTLALSLYNSERESYSQNLLSQTPQLFVLCHRQRNDCRAQLITADKATAAQFMDGKHTLLSHPMPVSIQHWIGCFLQECPQTIMANGNEGFSQ from the coding sequence ATGCTTAAACTCCAAGACAGTTGCCGCGATTTCGAGATCGAATTCGAGCAGTGCATCAACCTCTCAAACCAACCCAATGCCGACTGGCAAATAAGCCATATCAGCAAGCACAACAGTACCGATAAACGTGAACACACCTTGGCGCTATCGCTCTACAACAGCGAGAGGGAGTCTTACAGCCAAAATTTATTGAGTCAAACACCTCAGTTATTCGTGCTCTGCCACCGACAGCGCAATGACTGCCGTGCCCAGCTGATCACCGCCGACAAGGCAACAGCAGCGCAATTTATGGACGGCAAACACACGCTACTCAGCCACCCAATGCCCGTCAGTATTCAGCACTGGATAGGCTGCTTTCTGCAGGAGTGTCCGCAGACAATTATGGCTAATGGCAACGAGGGTTTTAGCCAATGA
- a CDS encoding sugar O-acetyltransferase, with protein sequence MATEKQKMLSGEWYNPNDKKLQKLRLQAKHQCHRFGQLSPEANSERKAIIQQLLQVESRADIEPPFHCDYGFNIHLGKHFFANHHCTILDAAKVVVGQHCMFGPNVVITTVNHPLSAEQRRSGIEQAKAITIGDDVWLAANVTVTAGVTIGSGVVVGAGSVVLGDLPANTLCVGAPARVVKSLV encoded by the coding sequence ATGGCCACTGAGAAACAGAAAATGCTATCCGGTGAGTGGTATAACCCGAATGATAAAAAGCTGCAAAAACTGCGTTTACAGGCCAAGCACCAGTGCCATCGCTTTGGTCAGTTATCCCCGGAGGCTAACAGTGAGCGCAAGGCGATAATCCAACAGTTGCTGCAGGTGGAATCCCGAGCCGATATAGAGCCGCCATTTCACTGCGACTACGGCTTTAATATACACCTCGGCAAGCACTTCTTCGCCAACCACCATTGCACTATTCTCGACGCCGCCAAGGTGGTTGTCGGTCAGCACTGCATGTTCGGCCCCAATGTGGTTATTACCACGGTTAATCATCCGTTATCGGCCGAGCAGCGTCGAAGTGGTATTGAGCAGGCAAAGGCGATTACTATTGGCGATGATGTATGGCTGGCGGCCAATGTCACTGTCACTGCAGGCGTGACTATTGGCAGCGGCGTGGTCGTGGGGGCAGGGAGCGTGGTGCTCGGCGATTTGCCAGCCAATACCCTCTGCGTAGGGGCACCCGCACGGGTGGTGAAAAGTCTTGTTTAG
- a CDS encoding substrate-binding domain-containing protein, whose product MYRRLRLLITAFLMFTGLLAQVSVALETATQGTVLRLATTTSVESSELLSHLLPDFQRQTGIQVEVLAVGTGQALAIGRRGDADLLITHSPSAEQKLIDDGVVITAYPLMHNRFLLVGPIGDQANIMAITSIDKALSQIANSKQMFISRGDNSGTHMKEVSLWRKIMITPDWSGYLSAGQGMSASLRMANELSAYTLTDRGSWLAHRHQLDNLQAFSAAGTSLYNPYRILMLNPEGYSHLNFEAAETFSQWLLSDTVQKKIGQFSADGLWLFCPANKQQRMHCE is encoded by the coding sequence ATGTACAGGCGCCTGCGGCTGCTGATTACCGCCTTTTTAATGTTCACAGGCCTGTTGGCCCAAGTGAGTGTTGCGTTGGAAACGGCAACACAAGGCACAGTATTGCGCCTGGCAACCACAACCAGTGTGGAGTCATCAGAGCTACTCAGTCATTTATTACCGGATTTTCAGCGTCAGACAGGTATTCAAGTTGAGGTACTGGCTGTTGGCACGGGACAGGCGTTGGCCATCGGTCGCCGGGGTGATGCAGACCTATTGATTACCCACTCGCCCTCGGCTGAACAAAAATTGATTGATGATGGTGTGGTTATTACAGCTTATCCGTTAATGCATAATCGCTTCTTGCTCGTTGGGCCTATTGGTGACCAGGCTAATATTATGGCGATAACATCGATCGATAAAGCCCTCAGCCAAATAGCCAACAGCAAGCAAATGTTTATCTCTCGTGGCGATAACTCTGGTACGCATATGAAAGAGGTGTCGTTATGGCGAAAGATAATGATAACGCCAGATTGGTCGGGGTATTTATCCGCTGGCCAAGGGATGTCGGCCTCGCTTCGTATGGCGAATGAGTTATCGGCATATACCTTGACCGACAGAGGTAGTTGGCTGGCCCATCGTCACCAACTAGATAATTTACAAGCTTTTTCCGCCGCGGGAACATCGCTGTATAATCCGTATAGGATTTTAATGCTTAATCCAGAGGGATATTCTCACCTCAATTTTGAGGCGGCCGAGACCTTCTCGCAATGGCTGCTATCTGACACGGTGCAAAAAAAGATTGGGCAATTCTCTGCCGATGGATTGTGGCTATTCTGCCCAGCGAATAAACAGCAACGGATGCATTGTGAGTAA